The Sesamum indicum cultivar Zhongzhi No. 13 linkage group LG6, S_indicum_v1.0, whole genome shotgun sequence genome has a segment encoding these proteins:
- the LOC105164753 gene encoding probable tocopherol cyclase, chloroplastic isoform X1: MLPSVAAVPPLCFSASYTDSYTFTAAARLQFSAPELRFGKKFRHPFAVKSVFGADSISSSLVDEPRKEIVHVEPVYEPTPPNRPIRTPHSGYHFDGTSRKFFEGWYFKVSIPECRQSFCFMYSVENPAFRKKLSTLEEVQYGPRFTGVGAQILGADDKYICQYTEESQNFWGNRDELTLGNTFVAQEKMQPPKKEIPPQEFNRRVVEGFQVTPLWHQGFIRDDGRTNYTEIVKTARWAYSTRPVYGWGNVGSKQKSTAGWLAAFPVFEPHWQICMAGGLSTGWIEWDDKLYEFKNAPSYSEKNWGAGFPRKWFWVQCNVFEGADGEVALTAAGGLRQVPGLSETFENAALFGVHYDGAFYEFVPWNGVVNWEIAPWGHWSISAENEMYTVELEATTKDPGTTLRAPTTEAGLAPVCKDTCFADLRLRLWERRYDGSEGKVILDVTSNMAAVEVGGGPWFTTWKGKTQTPEIIKRVVGLPVDVEGMFGLAPFLRPPGL, encoded by the exons ATGTTACCAAGTGTCGCTGCCGTTCCGCCTCTTTGTTTCTCCGCCTCATACACAGATTCATACACCTTCACAG CTGCCGCAAGACTTCAATTTTCAGCACCGGAGCTGCGTTTCGGGAAAAAATTCCGCCACCCGTTTGCAGTAAAATCCGTGTTCGGAGCCGACTCGATTAGTTCCTCTCTAGTTGATGAGCCTAGAAAGGAGATTGTTCATGTGGAACCTGTCTATGAGCCGACGCCTCCTAATCGCCCAATCCGAACTCCTCACAGCGG GTACCATTTTGATGGGACTTCTCGGAAATTTTTTGAGGGCTGGTACTTCAAGGTGTCAATACCAGAATGTAGACAGAGTTTCTGCTTCATGTATTCTGTTGAGAACCCAGCATTTCGCAAAAAATTAAGCACACTGGAGGAGGTACAGTATGGACCTCGATTTACTGGTGTTGGAGCTCAAATTCTAGGGGCTGATGACAAGTATATTTGTCAGTACACTGAAGAATCTCAGAACTTTTGGGGAA ACAGGGATGAGCTGACGCTAGGTAATACTTTTGTGGCACAAGAGAAGATGCAGCCTCCAAAGAAAGAGATACCTCCACAG GAGTTCAACCGAAGAGTTGTGGAGGGCTTCCAAGTAACCCCACTTTGGCACCAAGGCTTTATTCGTGACGATGGAAG GACGAATTACACCGAGATTGTGAAGACTGCACGCTGGGCATACAGCACCCGTCCTGTTTATGGATGGGGAAATGTTGGGTCCAAGCAAAAGTCGACGGCAGGATGGCTTGCTGCATTTCCCGTCTTTGAACCTCACTGGCAGATATGCATGGCAGGCGGACTTTCAACAG GTTGGATTGAATGGGATGATAAGCTATACGAGTTTAAAAATGCTCCGTCATATTCTGAAAAGAATTGGGGTGCGGGCTTCCCCAGGAAGTGGTTCTGG GTGCAATGTAATGTCTTTGAAGGAGCGGATGGAGAAGTTGCTTTGACTGCTGCTGGTGGATTGAGGCAGGTGCCTGGGTTGAGTGAGACTTTTGAGAATGCTGCCCTG TTTGGAGTTCATTATGATGGGGctttttatgaatttgtaCCATGGAATGGAGTGGTTAACTGGGAAATTGCTCCATGGGGTCATTGGTCCATTTCTGCAGAGAATGAAATGTACACG GTGGAATTAGAAGCGACAACAAAAGATCCTGGCACAACACTTCGTGCTCCCACCACTGAGGCAGGGCTTGCTCCAGTTTGCAAGGACACGTGTTTTGCTGACTTAAGACTGCGATTGTGGGAACGGCGCTACGATGGAAGTGAAGGAAAG GTTATTTTGGATGTTACGAGTAACATGGCAGCTGTAGAGGTTGGAGGAGGACCATGGTTCACCACATGGAAAGGCAAGACTCAAACACCAGAGATTATTAAACGTGTAGTGGGGCTTCCAGTTGATGT
- the LOC105164753 gene encoding probable tocopherol cyclase, chloroplastic, producing MESLAAMANCPCFNSLMIPHKAAARLQFSAPELRFGKKFRHPFAVKSVFGADSISSSLVDEPRKEIVHVEPVYEPTPPNRPIRTPHSGYHFDGTSRKFFEGWYFKVSIPECRQSFCFMYSVENPAFRKKLSTLEEVQYGPRFTGVGAQILGADDKYICQYTEESQNFWGNRDELTLGNTFVAQEKMQPPKKEIPPQEFNRRVVEGFQVTPLWHQGFIRDDGRTNYTEIVKTARWAYSTRPVYGWGNVGSKQKSTAGWLAAFPVFEPHWQICMAGGLSTGWIEWDDKLYEFKNAPSYSEKNWGAGFPRKWFWVQCNVFEGADGEVALTAAGGLRQVPGLSETFENAALFGVHYDGAFYEFVPWNGVVNWEIAPWGHWSISAENEMYTVELEATTKDPGTTLRAPTTEAGLAPVCKDTCFADLRLRLWERRYDGSEGKVILDVTSNMAAVEVGGGPWFTTWKGKTQTPEIIKRVVGLPVDVEGMFGLAPFLRPPGL from the exons ATGGAGAGTCTTGCTGCGATGGCCAACTGTCCATGTTTTAATTCGTTGATGATTCCTCATAAAGCTGCCGCAAGACTTCAATTTTCAGCACCGGAGCTGCGTTTCGGGAAAAAATTCCGCCACCCGTTTGCAGTAAAATCCGTGTTCGGAGCCGACTCGATTAGTTCCTCTCTAGTTGATGAGCCTAGAAAGGAGATTGTTCATGTGGAACCTGTCTATGAGCCGACGCCTCCTAATCGCCCAATCCGAACTCCTCACAGCGG GTACCATTTTGATGGGACTTCTCGGAAATTTTTTGAGGGCTGGTACTTCAAGGTGTCAATACCAGAATGTAGACAGAGTTTCTGCTTCATGTATTCTGTTGAGAACCCAGCATTTCGCAAAAAATTAAGCACACTGGAGGAGGTACAGTATGGACCTCGATTTACTGGTGTTGGAGCTCAAATTCTAGGGGCTGATGACAAGTATATTTGTCAGTACACTGAAGAATCTCAGAACTTTTGGGGAA ACAGGGATGAGCTGACGCTAGGTAATACTTTTGTGGCACAAGAGAAGATGCAGCCTCCAAAGAAAGAGATACCTCCACAG GAGTTCAACCGAAGAGTTGTGGAGGGCTTCCAAGTAACCCCACTTTGGCACCAAGGCTTTATTCGTGACGATGGAAG GACGAATTACACCGAGATTGTGAAGACTGCACGCTGGGCATACAGCACCCGTCCTGTTTATGGATGGGGAAATGTTGGGTCCAAGCAAAAGTCGACGGCAGGATGGCTTGCTGCATTTCCCGTCTTTGAACCTCACTGGCAGATATGCATGGCAGGCGGACTTTCAACAG GTTGGATTGAATGGGATGATAAGCTATACGAGTTTAAAAATGCTCCGTCATATTCTGAAAAGAATTGGGGTGCGGGCTTCCCCAGGAAGTGGTTCTGG GTGCAATGTAATGTCTTTGAAGGAGCGGATGGAGAAGTTGCTTTGACTGCTGCTGGTGGATTGAGGCAGGTGCCTGGGTTGAGTGAGACTTTTGAGAATGCTGCCCTG TTTGGAGTTCATTATGATGGGGctttttatgaatttgtaCCATGGAATGGAGTGGTTAACTGGGAAATTGCTCCATGGGGTCATTGGTCCATTTCTGCAGAGAATGAAATGTACACG GTGGAATTAGAAGCGACAACAAAAGATCCTGGCACAACACTTCGTGCTCCCACCACTGAGGCAGGGCTTGCTCCAGTTTGCAAGGACACGTGTTTTGCTGACTTAAGACTGCGATTGTGGGAACGGCGCTACGATGGAAGTGAAGGAAAG GTTATTTTGGATGTTACGAGTAACATGGCAGCTGTAGAGGTTGGAGGAGGACCATGGTTCACCACATGGAAAGGCAAGACTCAAACACCAGAGATTATTAAACGTGTAGTGGGGCTTCCAGTTGATGT
- the LOC105164753 gene encoding probable tocopherol cyclase, chloroplastic isoform X2, whose amino-acid sequence MLPSVAAVPPLCFSASYTDSYTFTAAARLQFSAPELRFGKKFRHPFAVKSVFGADSISSSLVDEPRKEIVHVEPVYEPTPPNRPIRTPHSGYHFDGTSRKFFEGWYFKVSIPECRQSFCFMYSVENPAFRKKLSTLEEVQYGPRFTGVGAQILGADDKYICQYTEESQNFWGNRDELTLGNTFVAQEKMQPPKKEIPPQEFNRRVVEGFQVTPLWHQGFIRDDGRTNYTEIVKTARWAYSTRPVYGWGNVGSKQKSTAGWLAAFPVFEPHWQICMAGGLSTGWIEWDDKLYEFKNAPSYSEKNWGAGFPRKWFWVQCNVFEGADGEVALTAAGGLRQVPGLSETFENAALVELEATTKDPGTTLRAPTTEAGLAPVCKDTCFADLRLRLWERRYDGSEGKVILDVTSNMAAVEVGGGPWFTTWKGKTQTPEIIKRVVGLPVDVEGMFGLAPFLRPPGL is encoded by the exons ATGTTACCAAGTGTCGCTGCCGTTCCGCCTCTTTGTTTCTCCGCCTCATACACAGATTCATACACCTTCACAG CTGCCGCAAGACTTCAATTTTCAGCACCGGAGCTGCGTTTCGGGAAAAAATTCCGCCACCCGTTTGCAGTAAAATCCGTGTTCGGAGCCGACTCGATTAGTTCCTCTCTAGTTGATGAGCCTAGAAAGGAGATTGTTCATGTGGAACCTGTCTATGAGCCGACGCCTCCTAATCGCCCAATCCGAACTCCTCACAGCGG GTACCATTTTGATGGGACTTCTCGGAAATTTTTTGAGGGCTGGTACTTCAAGGTGTCAATACCAGAATGTAGACAGAGTTTCTGCTTCATGTATTCTGTTGAGAACCCAGCATTTCGCAAAAAATTAAGCACACTGGAGGAGGTACAGTATGGACCTCGATTTACTGGTGTTGGAGCTCAAATTCTAGGGGCTGATGACAAGTATATTTGTCAGTACACTGAAGAATCTCAGAACTTTTGGGGAA ACAGGGATGAGCTGACGCTAGGTAATACTTTTGTGGCACAAGAGAAGATGCAGCCTCCAAAGAAAGAGATACCTCCACAG GAGTTCAACCGAAGAGTTGTGGAGGGCTTCCAAGTAACCCCACTTTGGCACCAAGGCTTTATTCGTGACGATGGAAG GACGAATTACACCGAGATTGTGAAGACTGCACGCTGGGCATACAGCACCCGTCCTGTTTATGGATGGGGAAATGTTGGGTCCAAGCAAAAGTCGACGGCAGGATGGCTTGCTGCATTTCCCGTCTTTGAACCTCACTGGCAGATATGCATGGCAGGCGGACTTTCAACAG GTTGGATTGAATGGGATGATAAGCTATACGAGTTTAAAAATGCTCCGTCATATTCTGAAAAGAATTGGGGTGCGGGCTTCCCCAGGAAGTGGTTCTGG GTGCAATGTAATGTCTTTGAAGGAGCGGATGGAGAAGTTGCTTTGACTGCTGCTGGTGGATTGAGGCAGGTGCCTGGGTTGAGTGAGACTTTTGAGAATGCTGCCCTG GTGGAATTAGAAGCGACAACAAAAGATCCTGGCACAACACTTCGTGCTCCCACCACTGAGGCAGGGCTTGCTCCAGTTTGCAAGGACACGTGTTTTGCTGACTTAAGACTGCGATTGTGGGAACGGCGCTACGATGGAAGTGAAGGAAAG GTTATTTTGGATGTTACGAGTAACATGGCAGCTGTAGAGGTTGGAGGAGGACCATGGTTCACCACATGGAAAGGCAAGACTCAAACACCAGAGATTATTAAACGTGTAGTGGGGCTTCCAGTTGATGT